One Leptidea sinapis chromosome 38, ilLepSina1.1, whole genome shotgun sequence DNA window includes the following coding sequences:
- the LOC126975978 gene encoding histone RNA hairpin-binding protein, with protein MNRDSEQEITAGRRATKEKLKSDSRENSSSRKRVKPNQESEIEKTTRKPKKAVFELETDPIILTRRQKQIDYGKNTVGYHNYIKKVPIDKRKKEDPKTPEKFTKYSRRSWDMLIKIWRRKLHDYDDSAKDVKFESDNLNEGLSDEQYDGAMDVKVEFDDLDEGLSDELDD; from the exons ATGAATAGAGATAGCGAGCAAGAGATCACCGCAG GTCGGAGAGCAACAAAAGAAAAGCTAAAGAGTGATAGCAGGGAAAATTCTAGCAGTAGAAAGAGAGTTAAGCCAAATCAAGAAAGTGAAATTGAAAAAACAACAAG AAAACCAAAAAAAGCTGTTTTTGAATTAGAAACAGAtccaataatattaacaagGCGGCAAAAACAAATTGATTATGGTAAAAACACTGTAGGTtaccataattatattaaaaaagttcCTAT tGATAAAAGGAAAAAGGAAGACCCTAAAACCCCAGAGAAATTCACTAAATACAGTAGGAGGTCATGGgatatgttaattaaaatttggAGAAGAAAGTTACATGACTATGATGATAGTGCAAAGGATGTTAAGTTTGAGTCGGACAACCTCAATGAAGGCCTGTCTGATGAACAATATGATGGTGCCATGGATGTTAAGGTTGAGTTTGATGACCTTGATGAAGGCCTATCTGATGAGCTAGATGATTAA